From one bacterium genomic stretch:
- a CDS encoding c-type cytochrome produces the protein MNKKSETTHPVLWFLLTAIAVAVVTVIFLRGFQQGVKVGANTPPDSLRKADAPVGPDFRKLRIATPEVVAKGKQLFATNCVSCHGAEGKGDGPKSAELNPKPRNYQTEQFKNGNAPLKLAATLQKGLGQMPAFPLMPVEDRFAIVHFVRTLIPNPTDDDSAAIAALPTPEQSVSNIPAIAATEAPGPRIPIQLAMKLIAEESNTRGAASTSKLPLWLTQKNVNAR, from the coding sequence ATGAATAAAAAATCCGAGACTACTCATCCTGTTTTATGGTTCCTGTTAACTGCGATTGCTGTCGCTGTTGTGACGGTGATATTCTTGCGGGGATTTCAACAAGGGGTGAAGGTAGGGGCTAATACTCCGCCGGACTCCCTGCGCAAAGCCGATGCGCCGGTAGGCCCCGATTTCCGGAAATTAAGGATTGCCACTCCGGAAGTGGTTGCGAAGGGGAAACAGCTTTTTGCGACCAATTGCGTTAGTTGCCATGGTGCCGAAGGAAAAGGCGACGGTCCAAAATCGGCAGAGTTGAACCCCAAACCCCGTAACTATCAAACTGAACAATTCAAGAATGGCAACGCACCGTTAAAGCTCGCTGCTACGCTCCAAAAGGGATTGGGTCAAATGCCGGCATTCCCATTGATGCCGGTCGAAGATCGCTTTGCGATAGTCCATTTTGTTCGCACACTGATACCGAATCCGACCGATGACGATTCTGCCGCTATCGCCGCATTACCGACGCCGGAACAAAGCGTTAGTAACATTCCGGCTATTGCGGCGACCGAAGCGCCGGGACCGCGGATTCCAATTCAACTTGCCATGAAGTTGATTGCTGAGGAATCGAATACGCGCGGAGCTGCCTCGACTTCAAAACTGCCACTATGGTTAACCCAAAAGAATGTAAACGCTCGCTGA